A stretch of the Porifericola rhodea genome encodes the following:
- a CDS encoding PIG-L family deacetylase encodes MNRRYLCRILATLAFVFSQIVVLAQAPQKLSAAEIQLALKKLNTLGSALYIAAHPDDENQVVIGYLSQTKLMNTGYLALTRGDGGQNLIGSEIREKLGVLRSQELIQARSVDGSKQFFTRAIDFGYSKTADETLQLWDKDKILSDVVWVLRKFQPDVMITRFPPDKRAGHGHHTTSALLAAEAFDLAGNPEAFPEQLTYVDVWQPTRLVLNETSWFTEDIDKISINNDSILSLDLGVYNTLLGKSVTEIAAESRSKHQSQGFGATGSRGKNIEYFRHVKGKMAEDELFDDINTSWSRVKGGEKIGMLLGQAYTAFRPENPSAIVPKLMEASEALNQLDDGYWKEVKRKELDKVIKACLGLYLEVRSGTNVLTRSFRSNTRSGIAEYSTTPGDSVVLNVEAINRSAIEVKLKNVKLGSIGQDTSLNVTLANNENFGYSTKVLIPEDMPYSGPYWLRQPHDGFSFTVDEQQLIGLDDTPAAVEASFELSVNGKPLNLNVPVVYKRNDARSGETYRPFIITPPVYVEVEGDVHVFAEQKAKPIQVKVKAGKSDIKGKVSLELPSGWTSEPNSFDYAISLKGQEEEFVFTVLPPEEQSVGEVKVVAEQNGKKYDQNMQTIAYEHIPTQTLFPTASAQVVKLDIRKEGETIGYIMGAGDEVPKALEQIGYQVVMLDAKDMHEAELARYDAIMIGIRAYNTVDWLRYQNNKLLEYVKNGGTLISQYNTGHMLLTQNFAPYELKISRDRVADEKAEVRLLKKKHPLLNKPNKITEQDFENWVQERGLYFPDEWDAKQYEALLSMNDPGEEPKKGALLVAKYGKGYYIYSGLSFFRELPAGVPGAYRLLTNMLSIGKETERGK; translated from the coding sequence ATGAATAGACGGTACTTATGCCGCATTCTGGCAACACTTGCTTTTGTTTTTAGTCAGATTGTAGTTTTGGCTCAGGCTCCACAAAAACTTTCTGCCGCAGAAATTCAGCTGGCACTTAAAAAGCTGAATACGTTGGGAAGCGCCCTCTACATAGCGGCTCACCCAGACGATGAAAATCAGGTGGTTATTGGATACCTCTCTCAAACAAAACTCATGAATACCGGCTACCTGGCTCTCACCCGGGGTGATGGTGGACAAAACCTGATCGGCTCTGAAATTAGGGAAAAGCTAGGTGTACTGCGCTCTCAGGAGCTAATACAAGCAAGAAGTGTAGACGGCAGCAAACAATTTTTTACCCGTGCTATTGACTTTGGGTATTCTAAAACGGCAGACGAAACCCTTCAACTGTGGGACAAAGACAAAATACTGTCTGATGTGGTATGGGTGCTGCGTAAATTTCAGCCCGATGTAATGATTACCCGTTTTCCTCCAGACAAACGTGCCGGGCATGGGCACCACACTACCTCCGCGCTTTTGGCTGCCGAAGCATTTGATCTGGCTGGTAATCCTGAGGCTTTTCCTGAGCAACTAACCTATGTAGACGTATGGCAGCCAACCCGACTGGTGCTTAACGAAACCAGCTGGTTTACAGAAGACATAGACAAAATTAGTATAAATAATGACTCTATTCTCAGCCTGGATTTGGGTGTCTACAACACACTGCTGGGTAAGTCAGTCACTGAAATAGCCGCAGAAAGTCGTAGTAAGCACCAAAGTCAGGGCTTTGGGGCTACCGGAAGCAGGGGGAAAAATATAGAGTATTTTCGCCATGTAAAAGGCAAGATGGCAGAAGACGAGCTTTTTGACGATATCAACACCAGTTGGAGCCGAGTAAAAGGGGGAGAAAAAATTGGCATGCTACTGGGGCAGGCATATACAGCTTTTCGGCCAGAAAACCCCTCGGCTATCGTTCCCAAACTTATGGAAGCGTCTGAAGCTCTTAACCAATTAGATGACGGCTACTGGAAAGAGGTAAAACGCAAGGAACTGGACAAAGTGATAAAAGCTTGTCTGGGTTTGTATCTGGAAGTACGTAGCGGTACCAACGTGCTAACTCGTAGTTTCAGATCAAATACTCGCTCCGGCATTGCAGAATATTCCACTACTCCTGGTGATTCGGTAGTACTTAACGTAGAAGCTATTAACCGTTCTGCGATAGAAGTAAAGCTAAAAAATGTAAAGCTGGGCAGTATTGGTCAGGATACAAGCCTGAATGTAACTTTAGCCAACAATGAAAATTTTGGCTATAGTACAAAGGTACTCATCCCGGAAGATATGCCTTACTCTGGTCCCTACTGGTTACGTCAGCCACACGATGGATTTAGCTTTACTGTAGATGAGCAACAACTTATAGGACTTGACGACACTCCTGCGGCGGTAGAGGCTAGTTTTGAGCTGAGTGTCAATGGTAAGCCGCTAAACCTAAACGTACCGGTAGTTTATAAAAGAAATGACGCCAGAAGTGGCGAAACTTACCGCCCCTTTATTATTACTCCTCCTGTATATGTAGAGGTAGAAGGCGATGTGCATGTATTTGCTGAGCAGAAAGCTAAGCCTATACAGGTAAAAGTAAAAGCAGGCAAATCTGATATTAAAGGCAAAGTATCCCTTGAGCTTCCGTCAGGCTGGACCTCTGAACCCAACTCTTTTGATTACGCAATCAGCCTCAAAGGACAGGAAGAAGAGTTTGTGTTTACAGTATTGCCTCCTGAAGAGCAAAGCGTAGGAGAGGTAAAAGTAGTAGCAGAGCAGAACGGGAAAAAGTATGACCAGAATATGCAGACCATAGCTTACGAACATATTCCTACCCAGACGCTTTTTCCGACAGCCAGTGCACAGGTAGTAAAGCTGGACATTCGTAAAGAAGGCGAAACTATAGGCTATATAATGGGTGCCGGAGATGAAGTGCCAAAGGCTTTGGAGCAGATTGGCTATCAGGTAGTCATGCTGGATGCAAAAGATATGCATGAGGCTGAACTGGCTCGTTACGATGCTATTATGATAGGTATACGGGCATACAATACAGTAGACTGGCTGAGGTACCAGAATAATAAACTGCTAGAATATGTGAAAAACGGAGGTACGCTTATCAGTCAGTACAATACGGGGCATATGCTGCTTACCCAAAATTTTGCTCCTTACGAACTTAAAATTTCTCGTGATAGGGTAGCTGATGAAAAAGCCGAAGTACGTTTACTTAAAAAGAAGCATCCCTTACTTAATAAGCCAAACAAGATTACAGAGCAGGATTTTGAAAACTGGGTACAGGAGAGAGGCTTGTATTTTCCTGACGAATGGGATGCAAAGCAATATGAGGCATTACTATCTATGAATGACCCTGGCGAAGAACCTAAAAAGGGAGCACTGCTGGTTGCTAAGTACGGTAAAGGCTACTACATCTATTCAGGATTGTCTTTTTTTAGAGAGCTGCCTGCCGGAGTACCTGGAGCCTACCGCCTCCTTACCAATATGCTCTCTATCGGTAAAGAAACAGAAAGAGGAAAATAA